From the genome of Pseudoxanthomonas sp., one region includes:
- a CDS encoding efflux RND transporter permease subunit, which translates to MLLSDVSIKRPVFAVVVSLLLVVLGVMSFLRLTLRELPNIDPPIVSVEVNYPGASAAVVETRVTQILEDGLSGIEGIKTIQSSSRNGRSDVTIEFNLSRDIEAAANDVRDRVSRVMDRMPDEADPPEISKVEADADVIIWLNMRSTVMDTMELTDYADRYVLDRLSSLDGVARVQLGGGQRYAMRIWLDREAMAARGVTTSDVETALRAQNVELPAGRIESATRDFTLRVERGYQRPEQFAQLPLRKGEDGYVVRLGDVAQVELGAEERRSYLRSNAVPNVGLGIVRTSTANALDVARAARAEAEIIQQTLPEGTEIFIAYDSTTFIEASIERVYWTLGEAMVLVFLVIWLFLGSLRAALIPAVTVPVCLIASFIALYAFGFSINLLTLLALVLCIGLVVDDAIVVLENVQRRADLGEPALVAARRGTSQVAFAVIATTAVLVAVFLPVGFMEGNTGRLFRELSVALAAAVAISAFVALTLTPMMSSKLVRPHTEPRGLNAWTNRTLTRISDGYARHVERLVTLPGKRIVVMLLAAMAVCGIAIVALGLRVPSELAPPEDRGRFFVMVDGPEGAGFDYMVGQMQQVEKIVMAQVGEDKPVDRANSRTPRGFGGSEEMHTGQVIVFLHDWHERDVATDDVVAQLRGELARLPGVQARANVPGGLVGSRGQRYQLVLGGPDYAELAQWRDRILQRLESNPGIQDPDSDYKETRPQMRVNIDRDRAADLGVSVQEIGRTLETMMGSRQVTTYVDSGEEYDVMLQAGREQRANPADLANTYVRGSDGALIPLSNLVTLSEIAEPGTFNRFNRLRAITISAGLAPGYTMGEALEWTRQVVDEELPDYAQIDWKGESREYQEAGGAILLTFTLALLIVYLVLAAQFESFIHPLVIMLTVPLAVLGALIGLWVTGGTLNLFSQIGIVMLIGLAAKNGILIVEFANQLRDDGSSVAQAIAESARVRLRPILMTSVATVMGAVPLVLAGGPGSASRATIGVVVIFGVTFSTLLSLYVVPAFYALLAPFTRSPEAVAHELTKLEAETPSVGGHG; encoded by the coding sequence ATGCTGCTTTCCGACGTTTCGATCAAGCGCCCCGTCTTCGCGGTGGTGGTGAGCCTGCTGCTGGTGGTGCTCGGCGTGATGTCGTTCCTGCGCCTGACCCTGCGCGAGCTGCCCAACATCGACCCGCCCATCGTGTCGGTGGAGGTGAACTATCCGGGTGCTTCCGCGGCGGTGGTGGAGACGCGCGTCACCCAGATCCTCGAGGACGGCCTGTCCGGCATCGAGGGCATCAAGACCATCCAGTCCAGCAGCCGCAACGGCCGCTCCGACGTCACCATCGAGTTCAACCTCAGCCGCGACATCGAAGCGGCTGCCAACGACGTGCGCGACCGCGTCAGCCGGGTGATGGACCGCATGCCCGACGAGGCCGACCCGCCGGAGATCTCCAAGGTCGAGGCCGACGCCGACGTCATCATCTGGTTGAACATGCGCTCCACCGTGATGGACACGATGGAGCTGACCGACTACGCCGACCGCTATGTGCTGGACCGGCTGTCCTCGCTCGACGGCGTGGCCCGCGTGCAGTTGGGCGGCGGCCAGCGCTATGCCATGCGCATCTGGCTGGATCGCGAGGCGATGGCCGCGCGCGGGGTCACCACCAGCGATGTCGAGACCGCGCTGCGGGCGCAGAACGTCGAACTGCCGGCCGGCCGCATCGAGTCCGCCACGCGCGATTTCACCCTGCGCGTGGAGCGCGGCTACCAGCGCCCGGAGCAGTTCGCGCAGTTGCCGTTGCGCAAGGGCGAGGACGGCTACGTGGTGCGGCTGGGCGACGTGGCGCAGGTGGAACTGGGCGCGGAGGAACGCCGTTCCTATCTGCGCAGCAATGCCGTGCCGAACGTCGGCCTGGGCATCGTGCGCACCTCCACCGCCAATGCGCTGGACGTGGCGCGGGCGGCGCGGGCCGAGGCCGAGATCATCCAGCAGACGCTGCCGGAAGGCACGGAGATCTTCATCGCCTACGACAGCACCACCTTCATCGAGGCCTCCATCGAGCGCGTCTACTGGACGCTGGGCGAGGCCATGGTGCTGGTGTTCCTGGTCATCTGGCTGTTCCTGGGCAGCCTGCGCGCGGCACTGATTCCCGCGGTGACGGTGCCGGTCTGTTTGATCGCGTCCTTCATCGCGCTGTATGCCTTCGGTTTCTCGATCAACCTGCTCACGCTGCTCGCGCTGGTGCTCTGCATCGGCCTGGTGGTGGACGACGCCATCGTGGTGCTGGAGAACGTGCAGCGGCGCGCCGATTTGGGCGAGCCGGCGCTGGTGGCGGCGCGGCGCGGTACCTCGCAGGTGGCGTTCGCGGTGATCGCGACCACCGCGGTGCTGGTGGCGGTGTTCCTGCCGGTCGGCTTCATGGAGGGCAATACCGGCCGCCTGTTCCGCGAACTGTCGGTGGCCCTGGCGGCAGCGGTGGCGATCTCGGCCTTCGTCGCCCTGACGCTGACGCCGATGATGTCGTCCAAGCTGGTACGGCCGCACACCGAGCCGCGCGGGCTCAACGCATGGACCAACCGCACGCTGACCCGGATCAGCGATGGGTACGCCCGGCATGTCGAACGGCTGGTCACCCTGCCGGGCAAGCGCATCGTCGTCATGCTGCTCGCGGCGATGGCGGTCTGCGGCATCGCGATCGTCGCGCTGGGACTGCGCGTGCCCAGCGAACTGGCGCCGCCCGAGGATCGCGGGCGTTTCTTCGTGATGGTCGATGGTCCGGAAGGTGCCGGTTTCGACTACATGGTCGGCCAGATGCAGCAGGTCGAGAAGATCGTCATGGCGCAGGTGGGCGAGGACAAGCCGGTCGACCGCGCGAACTCGCGCACGCCGCGCGGCTTCGGCGGCAGCGAGGAAATGCACACCGGCCAGGTGATCGTGTTCCTTCACGACTGGCACGAGCGCGACGTCGCCACCGACGACGTCGTGGCCCAGCTGCGGGGCGAGCTGGCCAGGCTCCCCGGCGTGCAGGCGCGCGCCAATGTCCCGGGCGGCCTGGTGGGCAGCCGCGGCCAGCGCTACCAGCTGGTGCTGGGCGGCCCCGACTACGCCGAACTGGCGCAATGGCGCGACCGTATCCTGCAGCGCCTGGAATCCAACCCGGGCATCCAGGATCCCGATTCGGACTACAAGGAAACGCGGCCGCAGATGCGCGTGAACATCGATCGCGACCGCGCCGCCGACCTCGGCGTGTCGGTGCAGGAGATCGGCCGCACGCTGGAAACCATGATGGGCTCGCGCCAGGTGACCACCTACGTGGACAGCGGCGAGGAATACGACGTCATGCTGCAGGCGGGACGCGAGCAGCGGGCCAATCCTGCGGACCTGGCCAACACCTACGTGCGCGGCAGCGACGGCGCGCTCATCCCGTTGTCCAACCTCGTCACCCTCAGCGAGATCGCCGAGCCCGGGACCTTCAACCGCTTCAACCGCCTGCGTGCGATCACCATCAGCGCCGGCCTCGCGCCGGGTTACACGATGGGCGAGGCGCTGGAGTGGACGCGGCAGGTCGTGGACGAGGAGCTGCCCGACTACGCGCAGATCGACTGGAAGGGCGAGTCGCGCGAATACCAGGAAGCCGGCGGCGCCATCCTGCTGACGTTCACTCTGGCCCTGCTGATCGTCTACCTGGTACTGGCCGCGCAGTTCGAGAGCTTCATCCACCCGCTGGTCATCATGCTGACGGTGCCGCTGGCGGTGCTGGGCGCGTTGATCGGCCTGTGGGTGACGGGCGGCACGCTGAATCTCTTCAGCCAGATCGGCATCGTCATGCTGATCGGCCTGGCGGCGAAGAACGGCATCCTGATCGTCGAGTTCGCCAACCAGCTGCGCGACGACGGATCCAGCGTGGCCCAGGCCATCGCCGAGTCCGCGCGCGTACGGTTGCGCCCGATCCTCATGACCTCCGTCGCCACGGTCATGGGCGCAGTGCCGCTGGTGCTGGCGGGCGGGCCGGGGTCGGCCAGCCGCGCCACCATCGGCGTGGTGGTGATCTTCGGCGTGACGTTCTCCACGCTGCTGTCGCTGTACGTGGTGCCTGCGTTCTACGCGCTGCTGGCGCCGTTCACGCGGTCGCCGGAGGCGGTGGCGCACGAGCTGACCAAGCTGGAAGCGGAGACCCCGTCCGTGGGTGGCCATGGCTGA
- a CDS encoding GNAT family protein, translating to MADRGARPFAGVRIEGEGFLLRAWRRDDLDSLLRHADDPQVPRGLSDRFPHPYTRADGEAFLAGGIVDFAHPVFAIDIAGEACGGIAARPHAGEKAHSAELGYWLGRRHWGRGHMTRVVATYLDWAVPALGLVRIEANVLDTNPASARVLEKNGFIEEGRRRSAIRKPDGLHDLRLFGRVWSG from the coding sequence ATGGCTGACCGCGGCGCACGCCCGTTCGCAGGCGTGCGCATCGAGGGCGAGGGCTTCCTGCTGCGCGCCTGGCGGCGGGACGACCTGGATTCGCTGCTGCGGCATGCGGACGATCCGCAGGTGCCGCGCGGGCTGAGCGACCGCTTCCCGCACCCCTATACGCGCGCCGATGGCGAAGCGTTCCTGGCGGGCGGCATCGTGGATTTCGCGCATCCCGTGTTCGCCATCGACATCGCCGGCGAGGCCTGCGGCGGCATCGCCGCGCGACCCCATGCGGGCGAGAAGGCGCACAGCGCGGAACTCGGTTACTGGCTCGGCCGGCGCCATTGGGGCCGCGGCCACATGACCCGCGTGGTCGCGACCTATCTGGACTGGGCGGTTCCGGCACTGGGGCTGGTCAGGATCGAGGCCAACGTGCTGGACACCAATCCGGCCTCGGCGCGGGTGCTGGAGAAGAACGGTTTCATCGAGGAAGGCCGCCGCCGCAGCGCGATCCGCAAACCCGACGGACTGCACGACCTGAGGCTGTTCGGACGGGTCTGGTCGGGCTGA
- a CDS encoding alanine/glycine:cation symporter family protein has protein sequence MEAFFNWLNGIIWSNALIALCLGAGLWFTLRTRVMQVRGFAEMCRLTVTGQKSDAGVSSFQALAISMAGRMGIGNIAGVATAIAYGGPGAVFWMWVMGFLGASTSYIECTLAQIYKEKDGEGRYRGGPAYYIEKAMGLKWYAVAFAVATVVATGLLLPGVQANAIADSASTVLCSIGSCDAAGGSSGMKLWIGLGVAALLALIIFGGIKRIATFAEIVVPFMALAFILMAVLVMIFNADKVPGMFADIFSSAFGAHAAFGAILGQAIAWGVKRGIYANEAGQGTGPHAAAAAEVSHPAKQGYVQAFAIYFDTMLVCTSTAFLVLSTGMYNTFRTVTENGVQKLEAIVTGVPGLQPSEGALYTQAAVESVLPGGGAIFVAVALFFFAFTTIMAYYYMAETNLTYLAGVKKTHPLATLLLRLGIIGMVVFGAYHNAAMAWTLGDIGVGVMAWLNVIAILILQKPALIALRDYERQKKLGVDPVFDPEALGIRNADFWKTKA, from the coding sequence GTGGAAGCCTTTTTCAACTGGTTGAACGGCATCATCTGGAGCAACGCGCTGATCGCGCTGTGCCTGGGTGCCGGCCTGTGGTTCACCCTCCGTACCCGCGTGATGCAGGTGCGTGGCTTCGCCGAGATGTGCCGGCTGACGGTGACCGGGCAGAAGTCCGATGCGGGCGTCTCCTCGTTCCAGGCGCTGGCCATTTCGATGGCCGGCCGCATGGGCATCGGCAACATCGCCGGTGTTGCCACCGCCATCGCCTACGGCGGCCCCGGCGCGGTGTTCTGGATGTGGGTGATGGGCTTCCTCGGCGCGTCCACCTCGTACATCGAGTGCACGCTGGCGCAGATCTACAAGGAGAAGGACGGCGAAGGCCGTTACCGCGGCGGTCCGGCCTACTACATCGAAAAGGCGATGGGGCTGAAGTGGTACGCGGTGGCGTTCGCCGTCGCCACCGTCGTCGCCACCGGCCTGCTGTTGCCGGGCGTGCAGGCCAATGCCATCGCCGACAGTGCCAGCACGGTGCTGTGCAGTATCGGCAGTTGCGACGCGGCGGGCGGGTCGTCCGGCATGAAGCTCTGGATCGGCCTGGGCGTGGCGGCGCTGCTGGCGCTGATCATCTTCGGCGGCATCAAGCGCATCGCCACGTTCGCCGAGATCGTGGTGCCGTTCATGGCGCTGGCCTTCATCCTGATGGCCGTGCTGGTGATGATCTTCAATGCGGACAAGGTGCCGGGCATGTTCGCCGACATCTTCAGCAGCGCGTTCGGCGCGCATGCGGCGTTCGGCGCGATCCTCGGCCAGGCCATCGCGTGGGGCGTGAAGCGCGGCATCTACGCCAACGAGGCCGGCCAAGGCACCGGTCCGCACGCGGCGGCCGCGGCCGAAGTCTCGCATCCGGCCAAGCAGGGTTACGTGCAGGCCTTCGCCATCTACTTCGACACCATGCTGGTCTGCACGTCGACGGCCTTCCTGGTGCTGTCCACCGGCATGTACAACACGTTCCGCACCGTGACCGAGAACGGCGTGCAGAAGCTGGAAGCGATCGTCACCGGCGTGCCCGGACTGCAGCCCTCGGAGGGCGCGCTGTACACCCAGGCCGCCGTGGAATCGGTGCTGCCGGGTGGCGGTGCGATCTTCGTGGCGGTGGCGCTGTTCTTCTTCGCGTTCACCACCATCATGGCCTATTACTACATGGCCGAGACCAACCTGACCTACCTGGCCGGCGTGAAGAAGACCCATCCGCTGGCCACGCTGCTGCTGCGGCTGGGCATCATCGGCATGGTGGTGTTCGGTGCGTACCACAACGCCGCGATGGCCTGGACGCTGGGCGACATCGGGGTGGGCGTGATGGCGTGGCTCAACGTGATCGCCATCCTGATCCTGCAGAAGCCGGCGCTGATCGCACTGCGCGACTACGAGCGGCAGAAGAAGCTGGGCGTGGATCCGGTGTTCGATCCGGAGGCGCTGGGCATCCGCAACGCCGACTTCTGGAAGACGAAGGCCTGA
- a CDS encoding TrmH family RNA methyltransferase, with amino-acid sequence MGNPWNTRPPRGSGNPPDRRRPPRAPDERAPRREASREERPAGASRTELRMYGLNAVHAVFARRPDAIRKVYLLESRIPALKPLLAWCVKQRVGYRVVEEADLDRLAASTHHEGVVADVVKTEPLPMGDWLRTLPEGQPAAALWLDGVGNPHNFGAILRSAAHFGVAGILLPRDSTLALSGAAARVAEGGAEQVPLVRMGQTDNAAAQLRNAGFSLAATLVRGGDDLFAATLPQRLVYVMGAEGEGMDARLAEACDLRLSIPGSGAVESLNVAAATAVFLAQWAQRL; translated from the coding sequence GTGGGCAATCCCTGGAACACCCGTCCGCCGCGCGGTTCCGGCAATCCGCCGGACCGCCGCCGGCCGCCACGCGCGCCGGACGAGCGCGCGCCGCGTCGCGAGGCATCGCGCGAAGAGCGGCCGGCGGGCGCGTCGCGCACCGAACTGCGCATGTACGGCCTCAACGCCGTGCACGCGGTGTTCGCGCGTCGTCCCGACGCCATCCGCAAGGTCTACCTGCTCGAATCGCGCATTCCCGCGCTCAAGCCGTTGCTGGCATGGTGCGTGAAGCAGCGCGTCGGCTATCGCGTAGTGGAGGAAGCCGATCTCGATCGGCTCGCCGCCAGCACGCACCACGAGGGCGTGGTGGCCGACGTGGTGAAGACCGAACCGCTGCCGATGGGCGACTGGCTGCGCACGCTGCCGGAAGGCCAACCCGCTGCGGCGCTGTGGCTGGACGGCGTGGGCAATCCGCACAACTTCGGCGCCATCCTGCGCTCGGCCGCGCATTTCGGCGTGGCCGGCATCCTGCTGCCGCGCGACTCAACGCTGGCGTTGTCGGGCGCCGCGGCGCGCGTGGCCGAAGGCGGTGCCGAGCAGGTGCCGCTGGTGCGCATGGGACAGACCGACAACGCGGCGGCGCAACTGCGCAACGCCGGCTTCTCGCTGGCCGCCACCCTCGTGCGGGGCGGCGACGACCTGTTCGCGGCCACGCTGCCGCAGCGCCTGGTCTACGTGATGGGTGCCGAAGGCGAAGGCATGGATGCGCGCCTTGCCGAGGCCTGCGATCTGCGCCTGTCGATTCCCGGCAGCGGTGCGGTCGAGAGCCTCAATGTCGCCGCCGCGACGGCGGTGTTCCTGGCGCAGTGGGCGCAGCGCCTGTAG
- a CDS encoding M28 family peptidase, with translation MRLAPLLLALTLAAPALAAGRETRIPDAALATAATLRKQALADDTGWKVVESLTTEIGPRLAGSEADAKAVAWAQAKFRALGFDKVWLEPVTFPKWVRRSERAAILGAHAQSLTVTALGGSPAGAVEAEIVRFADLAALEAAPDGSLAGKIAFVDYQMKAARDGSDYRNGGAIRSKGPSAAIRKGAVAFLMRSAGTDNHRVAHTGITRFDEGLTPVPSASLTIPDADQLARLLQRGPVRVSLALDCGWDGEYTSHNVIGEITGRSLPKEVVVIGGHLDSWDLGTGAIDDGAGIGITMAAGHLIGKLKQAPKRTIRVIAFANEEQGLYGGKAYAEKHLADITRHQIAAESDFGAGRIYAFNTGAPEHARKATEQIAQALAPLGIEYAPGKGSAGPDISPFAAKGMAWAWLAQDGSDYFHLHHNADDTLDKIDPAALAQNVAAYTVFAYLAAEAEGDFGSRLKE, from the coding sequence ATGCGCCTTGCTCCGCTGCTGCTCGCCCTGACCCTCGCCGCTCCCGCCCTGGCCGCCGGGCGCGAGACGCGCATTCCGGACGCCGCGCTCGCCACCGCCGCCACCCTGCGCAAACAGGCGCTCGCCGACGACACCGGATGGAAGGTCGTCGAATCGCTGACCACCGAGATCGGTCCGCGCCTGGCCGGCAGCGAGGCCGATGCGAAGGCGGTGGCGTGGGCACAGGCGAAGTTCAGGGCGCTCGGATTCGACAAGGTCTGGCTGGAGCCGGTGACGTTCCCGAAGTGGGTGCGCCGCAGCGAGCGCGCCGCGATCCTCGGCGCACATGCGCAATCGCTGACGGTCACCGCGCTGGGCGGCAGCCCGGCCGGTGCGGTGGAGGCGGAGATCGTCCGCTTCGCCGACCTCGCCGCGCTTGAAGCGGCCCCCGACGGTTCGCTGGCCGGGAAGATCGCGTTCGTCGACTACCAGATGAAGGCCGCACGCGATGGCAGCGACTACCGCAACGGCGGCGCGATCCGCTCGAAGGGTCCGTCGGCGGCGATCCGCAAGGGCGCGGTCGCGTTCCTGATGCGTTCGGCCGGCACGGACAATCACCGCGTCGCGCACACCGGCATCACCCGCTTCGACGAAGGCCTGACGCCGGTGCCGTCGGCCTCGCTGACGATCCCCGATGCCGACCAGCTGGCCCGTCTGCTGCAGCGCGGCCCGGTCCGCGTATCGCTGGCGCTGGACTGCGGCTGGGATGGCGAATACACCTCGCATAACGTGATCGGTGAGATCACCGGACGCAGCCTGCCGAAGGAGGTGGTGGTGATCGGCGGCCATCTGGATTCGTGGGACCTGGGCACCGGCGCGATCGACGATGGCGCCGGCATCGGCATCACCATGGCCGCCGGCCATCTGATCGGCAAGCTCAAGCAGGCACCGAAGCGCACCATCCGCGTGATCGCCTTCGCCAACGAGGAACAGGGCCTCTACGGCGGCAAGGCGTATGCCGAAAAGCACCTGGCCGACATCACCCGCCACCAGATCGCCGCCGAGAGCGACTTCGGCGCCGGCCGCATCTACGCGTTCAATACCGGCGCGCCCGAGCACGCGCGCAAGGCGACCGAACAGATCGCACAGGCGCTGGCACCGCTGGGCATCGAGTACGCGCCGGGCAAGGGCAGCGCCGGTCCCGACATCAGCCCGTTCGCGGCCAAGGGCATGGCGTGGGCGTGGCTGGCGCAGGACGGCAGCGATTACTTCCACCTGCACCACAACGCCGACGACACACTGGACAAGATCGATCCGGCCGCGCTGGCGCAGAACGTCGCGGCGTACACGGTGTTCGCGTACCTGGCGGCGGAAGCCGAGGGCGACTTCGGCAGCCGGCTGAAGGAGTAG
- the mscL gene encoding large-conductance mechanosensitive channel protein MscL, translating into MGMIGEFKEFIARGNVVDLAVGVVIGAAFGKIVTTLVDKIIMPPIGYLIGGIDFSKWAWTLKEATVDAAGKEVPAIVVGIGEFLNTVIQFVIVAFAIFLLVKAVNRLHRRPEAAPAAPPEDVLLLREIRDALKK; encoded by the coding sequence ATGGGCATGATCGGCGAGTTCAAGGAGTTCATCGCGCGTGGCAACGTGGTCGACCTGGCGGTCGGCGTGGTGATCGGCGCGGCCTTCGGCAAGATCGTCACCACGCTCGTCGACAAGATCATCATGCCGCCCATCGGTTACCTGATCGGGGGCATCGACTTCTCGAAGTGGGCGTGGACCCTGAAGGAAGCCACGGTAGACGCGGCAGGCAAGGAAGTGCCGGCGATCGTGGTCGGCATCGGCGAGTTCCTCAATACGGTGATCCAGTTCGTCATCGTCGCCTTCGCCATCTTCCTGCTGGTCAAGGCGGTGAACCGCCTGCACCGCAGGCCCGAGGCCGCACCGGCGGCGCCGCCGGAAGACGTGCTGCTGTTGCGCGAGATCCGCGATGCCCTGAAGAAGTAG
- a CDS encoding fumarylacetoacetate hydrolase family protein codes for MTDLFPAPSVPRVPVRGGGTFPVRRIFCVGRNFADHAREMGATAPASKAERGTPVFFHKPADAIVIDGADVPYPPGTQDLHHEVELVVALGADAPPGELGRDAAASLVVACGVGLDLTRRDLQAAAKAKGLPWDTGKGFDHSAPVSELVPVADIGTLEDRTLTLRVNDETRQHGSLHDLIWDVPDILIELSKLYALKAGDLVFMGTPAGVAALAPGDRFAASLDGVVTLQGRITD; via the coding sequence ATGACCGACCTCTTTCCTGCTCCTTCCGTGCCGCGTGTGCCCGTGCGCGGCGGCGGCACGTTCCCCGTCCGCCGCATCTTCTGCGTCGGCCGCAACTTCGCCGACCACGCGCGCGAAATGGGCGCGACCGCTCCGGCCTCGAAGGCGGAACGCGGAACGCCGGTGTTCTTCCACAAGCCCGCCGATGCCATCGTCATCGACGGTGCGGACGTGCCCTACCCGCCCGGGACGCAGGACCTGCACCATGAGGTGGAACTGGTCGTGGCGCTGGGAGCCGATGCGCCGCCGGGCGAACTGGGGCGCGATGCCGCCGCGTCGCTCGTGGTCGCCTGCGGCGTGGGCCTGGACCTGACCCGACGCGACCTGCAGGCCGCGGCCAAGGCCAAGGGCCTGCCGTGGGACACCGGCAAGGGCTTCGACCATTCCGCGCCGGTGAGCGAGCTGGTTCCCGTTGCCGACATCGGCACGCTGGAGGACCGCACGCTGACCCTGCGCGTGAACGACGAAACCCGCCAGCACGGATCGCTGCACGACCTGATCTGGGACGTGCCCGACATCCTGATCGAACTGTCGAAGCTCTATGCACTCAAGGCCGGCGATCTGGTCTTCATGGGCACCCCCGCCGGCGTGGCCGCGCTGGCGCCGGGCGACCGCTTCGCGGCCTCGCTCGACGGCGTGGTGACGCTGCAGGGACGCATTACGGACTGA
- a CDS encoding Rieske (2Fe-2S) protein: MRLSALNDIADGGFAEVEAMIGGDAESLILYRQGADVRAWLNVCPHAGRRLDWAPGRFLKSRDGHLVCAAHGASFELVRGDCIAGPCRGDALRAVAVQVRDGEVWLG, translated from the coding sequence ATGCGACTGAGCGCACTGAACGACATCGCCGATGGCGGGTTCGCCGAGGTCGAGGCCATGATCGGCGGCGATGCCGAGTCGTTGATCCTGTATCGGCAAGGGGCTGACGTCCGCGCCTGGCTGAACGTCTGTCCGCATGCCGGGCGCCGCCTCGACTGGGCGCCCGGCCGGTTCCTCAAGAGCAGGGACGGTCATCTGGTCTGCGCCGCCCACGGCGCCTCGTTCGAGCTGGTGCGCGGTGATTGCATCGCCGGCCCCTGTCGCGGCGATGCGTTGCGCGCCGTTGCGGTACAGGTGCGCGACGGCGAGGTGTGGCTCGGCTGA
- a CDS encoding methyl-accepting chemotaxis protein yields MNACAVASVSDAGIDDHIQSVSGLSDSLLKQLRQSLQKIDEINRITRIISMNARIEAVRIGTAGRSFGVIAEEMDTLSRRVSDTAQEIDRMAGRTSTDLRERLEQLQTDVRRTRLTGLALANIDLIDRNLYERSCDVRWWATDAAMVAAAADPQPAALAHASQRLGQILDSYTVYFDLVLADLQGNVIANGRPRQYRSVGQSVAQQPWFQSAMATGSGEEFGFQSMHASPLAGGERVLVYACTVREGGRVTGRPLGVLGIVFRWDALAQTIVARTPLSDAEWRRSRVCIVDGHGQVLADTLGADAAPARLDFPGRAALFAQPRAAADLVMEGRTQCVAHAASPGYETYRTGWHCVIVQDVD; encoded by the coding sequence ATGAACGCATGCGCCGTCGCCTCCGTGTCCGATGCCGGTATCGATGACCACATCCAGTCCGTCTCCGGGCTGTCGGACTCGCTGTTGAAGCAGTTGCGGCAGTCGTTGCAGAAGATCGACGAGATCAACCGCATCACCCGCATCATTTCGATGAACGCGCGCATCGAGGCGGTTCGCATCGGGACCGCCGGCCGCAGCTTCGGGGTGATCGCCGAGGAGATGGATACGCTCTCGCGCCGGGTCAGCGACACCGCGCAGGAGATCGACCGCATGGCCGGCCGCACCAGCACCGATCTGCGCGAACGGCTGGAGCAACTGCAGACGGACGTGCGCCGGACCCGCCTGACCGGCCTGGCGCTGGCGAACATCGACCTGATCGACCGCAACCTGTACGAGCGCAGCTGCGACGTGCGCTGGTGGGCCACCGATGCGGCGATGGTGGCCGCCGCCGCGGACCCGCAGCCTGCGGCGCTCGCCCATGCCAGCCAGCGGCTGGGCCAGATCCTGGATTCCTACACCGTCTACTTCGACCTGGTGCTCGCCGACCTGCAGGGCAACGTCATCGCCAACGGTCGACCGCGGCAGTACCGGTCGGTGGGCCAGTCGGTGGCGCAACAGCCCTGGTTCCAGTCGGCGATGGCCACGGGCAGCGGCGAGGAGTTCGGCTTCCAGTCGATGCATGCCAGCCCGCTGGCCGGCGGCGAGCGCGTGCTGGTCTACGCCTGCACGGTGCGCGAAGGTGGCCGCGTGACCGGGCGCCCGCTGGGCGTACTCGGCATCGTGTTCCGCTGGGATGCGCTGGCGCAGACGATCGTGGCGCGCACGCCGCTCTCGGACGCCGAATGGCGCCGCAGCCGGGTCTGCATCGTCGATGGCCACGGCCAAGTGCTGGCCGACACCTTGGGCGCAGACGCCGCGCCGGCACGGCTGGACTTTCCGGGGCGGGCGGCCTTGTTCGCCCAGCCGCGCGCCGCAGCCGATCTGGTGATGGAGGGGCGCACGCAGTGCGTGGCACACGCCGCCTCGCCCGGGTACGAGACCTACCGCACGGGCTGGCATTGCGTGATCGTGCAGGACGTCGACTGA